The genomic interval CCAAGCTGGCCATGGTTTCCCGCATCTGGGAAGCCGGTATCGTGGCGGAGATGGTGGCCCGCGCCAGCGCCGACAGCGGCCTGCTGGATCAGGGGCTGCAGCCCGACGGCTATCATCTGTCCGAGGCCCAGGCCCAGGCCATACTTGAGCTGCGTCTGCACCGTCTGACCGGTCTTGAGCAGGAAAAGATCTTCGAGGAATACAAGAACATCCTGAACCAGATCGATCATCTGATGGAGATCCTGGCCCGGGATGAGCGCCTGATGGAGGTGGTGCGTGGCGAACTGGAAGCCATCATGGCCCAGTACGGTGATGAGCGGCGCACCGAGATCATCGATGCCGCGGCGGATATCGATATCGAGGATCTCATCCCCGATGAGGAGATGATCGTCACCTTCACCCATGCAGGCTATGTGAAGGCGCAGCCGGCGGCGCTATACACCGCCCAGCGGCGGGGTGGCCGGGGCAAGGCCGCGACCGCCATGCGCGAGGAGGATTTCGTCGAGCGCATGTTCTGCGCCTCCGCCCTGCAGTACGTGCTGTTTTTCTCCAACTTCGGCAAGGTCTACTGGCAGAAGGTCTATCAATTGCCCAATGCCAGCCGCACGGCAAAGGGCAAGCCCATTGTCAACCTGCTGCCCCTGGGGCATGGAGAGGCGATCACCGCCGTGCTGCCGGTCAAGCAGTTTACCGAGGGCGAATACATCTGCATGGTAACGGAGCAGGGAGTGGTGAAAAAGACCCCTCTGATGGATTACTCCCGGCCGCGCACCAATGGCATCATTGCCCTGAGTCTCGACGATGGCGATCGGTTGGTGAGCGTCTGCCTGACGGACGGCCAGCGGGAAATCATCCTGTTCAGCCATGAAGGCAAGGCGATCCGCTTCAATGAGGCCGAGGTCCGTCCCATGGGCCGCAATGCCCGCGGCGTGCGCGGCATCAGTCTCGCCAAGGGCGACCGGGTCATTTCCGGGCAGCCCATCGAACCCGGGTGCGATGTGCTCACCGCCACCGAGGAAGGTTATGGCAAGCGTACGCCGGAATCCGAGTACCGGTCCCAGAGCCGGGGTGGGCAGGGGGTGATCTCGATCCAGACATCCGCCCGCAATGGCAAGGTGGTCGGCGCCCTGGTGGTGAGCCCCCGCGATGAAATCATGCTCATCACCAATGGTGGAACCCTGGTGCGCACGCCAGCCGCGGGTATCTCCCAGGTCGGGCGCAACACCCAGGGCGTGCGCCTGATCAAGTCCGGAGAAGGTGAAAAGCTGATCGGCATGGCACGGGTCGCGGAAACCGACCAAGGGGACGAAGAAGCGCCCTGCGATACTGAAATCAATCCAGCGGAATGAGCATAGGACGGCGAAACAATGACCAGAATCTATAATTTCAGCGCGGGACCGGCAGCCTTGCCGGTCGAGGTGCTCGAACAGGCGCAGCGGGATCTCGTGGACTGGCAGGGCGCGGGTTTGTCCGTTATGGAAATGAGCCACCGCGGCAAGGAGTTCATGGGCATCGCCGCTCAGGCCGAGGCCGACCTGCGCGAGCTGATGCAGATTCCCGATACTTACAAGGTGCTCTTCCTGCAGGGCGGTGCCAGCCTGCAGTTTGCCATGGTGCCGCTGAACCTGCTGCGCGGTCGGCAGAAGGCGGATTACGTCAATACCGGACAATGGTCGAAAAAGGCCATCAGCGAGGCGAAGAAATACTGCCAGGTCAACGTCGTCGCCAGCAGCGAGGACCGCAACTTCAGCTACGTTCCGCCGCAGTCCGACTGGCGCCTCGATCCCGAGGCCGCCTATGTGCATGTCACCACCAACGAGACCATTGGCGGGGTGGAGTTCGACTTCACCCCCGATACGGGTGAGGTGCCGCTGGTGGCCGATGCCTCCTCGCACATCCTGTCAAAGCCCATCGATGTCAGCCGCTACGGCCTGATCTATGCCGGGGCCCAGAAGAATATCGGGCCTGCCGGTCTGACCCTGGTCATCGTGCGCGAGGATCTGCTGGGCCATGCCCTGCCGATCACCCCGACCATGCTGGACTACAGGATCCAGGCGGACAACGAGTCCATGTACAACACGCCACCCACCTTCGCCGTCTACGTGGCCGGTCTGGTGTTTCAGTGGCTCAAAAGGCAGGGCGGCCTGGCGGGCATGGAGCAGATCAACATCCGCAAGGCGCAGAAGCTCTACGGTCTCATCGACAGCAATGATTTCTATGCTTCACCCGTGGCCAAAAACAACCGCTCGCGCATGAATGTGCCGTTCACCCTGCGTGATCCGGCCCTGGACGAGGGCTTCCTCAAGGAAGCCAAGGCCCGTGGCCTGGTGCAGCTCAAGGGCCATCGCTCGGTCGGTGGCATGCGGGCCTCGATCTATAATGCCATGCCCGAGGAAGGAGTGGATGCCCTGGTTGCATTCATGCGGGAATTTGCAGCACAACACGGCTGAAGTCTGCAACCCTGCCGGCCCTTGCGGTCTGGCTGGTCTGATGGCGGGCTTGATTCAAGAAAGGAGCAACGCATGCCAAAGGTCCTGATCAGCGACAAGATGTCCCCCCGTGCCGAGCAGATCTTTCGGGAGCAGGGGCTTGAGGTGGATGTGAGAACCGGGCTCTCCCCGGACGATCTGAAGGCCATCATCGGCGATTATGATGGTCTGGCGATCCGTTCGGCCACCAAGGTGACTGCCGACATCCTGGCGGCCGCCGGGAAACTGAAGGTGATCGGCCGGGCCGGTATTGGCGTGGACAATGTCGACATCCCGGCGGCCAGCAAGCAGGGCGTGATCGTCATGAACACGCCCTTTGGCAACACTGTCACCACGGCCGAGCATACCATCGCGCTGATGATGTCGACGGCGCGCATGATCCCGCAGGCCACCGCCAGCCTCAGGGCGGGCAAATGGGAAAAAAACCGCTTTGAGGGCGTCGAGCTCTATCAAAAGACCCTGGGTGTGATCGGCACCGGCAATATTGGTTCGCTGGTGGTACAGCGCGCCCAGGGGCTCGGCATGCACGTCATTGCCTATGATCCTTACATCTCGAAGGCCAGGGCGGATGATCTCGGGGTGGAGCTGGTTGATCTCGATAATCTGTTTGCCCGGGCGGACTTCATCACCATCCATACGCCCTTGACCGACAGTACCCGCAATCTCATCAATGCGGCCAATCTCAGCAAGATGAAGCAGGGCGCGATCGTCATCAATGCCGCGCGTGGCGGCATCGTCAATGAAGCGGATCTCCATGAGGCCCTGAAGTCCGGCAAGCTGCGCGCCGCCGCCCTGGATGTCTTTGAGACCGAGCCGCCCAAGGACAATCCGCTGCTCGATCTGGACAACTTCATCTGCACCCCGCATCTGGGCGCCTCCACCGAAGAAGCCCAGATCAATGTCGCCATCCAGGTGGCCGAGCAGATCAGCGCCTTCCTGCTGCGTAGCGTGGTCCAGAATGCCGTCAACATCCCGGCCGTGGCCGAAACCGAGCTGCCGGTACTGCAGCCCTACATCAATCTGGGCGAAAAATTGGGCATGGTGCTGGGCCAACTGGCCAGTTCCGGTCTGCGCCGCATCGAGATCGAATATGCCGGCGAGGTATCGCGGCTCAATACCAAGCCCATCACCACCAGCATCGTCAAGGGCGTGCTGCAATGCATGCTGCCGGAAACCATCAATCTGGTTAATGCGCCTTTCCTGGCCCGTGAACGCGGGATCGAGATCGATCAAAGCAGCCGCGAGCAGGCGCAGGAGCTGCGTTCCCGCATTCGGGTGACGCTGGTCATGGATCAGGGCAGTCTGGAGGTGGCCGGCACCCTGGTGCATGGCCATCAGCCCCGCCTTGTATCCATCAACAACATGGACCTGGAAATGGGGCTGTCTGGCAAGGTGCTTTATATCGCCAACCAGGACCAGCCCGGCCTTATCGGCCATCTTGGCACCTTCCTGGCCGAGCAGGGCATCAATATCGCGAGCTTCCATCTGGGGCGCGAATGTCCCGGCGGACGCGCCGTTTCCTTTGTCGCTGTAGACGCCTCGATTGATAAGGATCTGCTGCAAAAACTGCAAAAACTGCCGAATGTGCTAGAAGCGCGTATGCTGACGTTGTAAACTAGCCCGGTTTTGAGGACGTCGCGCCCTCGGTTTCGGGGGCGCGCTTGTTTTTGGCGATCTTTCGATCATGGGTCTATGGCTGACAATACCAGACTTGCGACATTAGCGGACTTGCGCACCGAGATCGATGCGCTCGACGATCAGATATTGAGTCTTCTGAACCGGCGGGCGGGGCTCGCCAGACAGGTCGGGGAGCTCAAGCAGCAGACCGGTGATGCACAGTTCTGGCGGCCGGAGCGGGAAGCGGCCGTTCTGCAGCGCCTGATGTCCGCCAATCAGGGCCCGCTGACTGACGAAGCAGTCGGGCGACTCTTCCGGGAAGTGATGTCCGCTTGCCTGGCACTGGAAAAACCGGTCACCGTGGCCTATCTCGGCCCGGAGGGCACCTTTACCCAGTTGGCGGCGCGCAAGCACTTTGGCCAGGCCGCGAACCTGCAGCCGGTTTCGAGCATTGGCGAGGTGTTCAGGCAGGTCCAGGCTTCCCAGGCTGATTTCGGCGTGGTCCCGGTGGAGAATTCCACCGAAGGTTCGGTCAATCTCACCCTGGATCACCTGCTGGAGTTTCCCCTGAGGATCGCGGGCGAAGTGCAATTGCGGATCGTGCACAATCTCGTCTCTCGCGGGACGGCGATCAAGGATATGCAGCGTCTGTACGTGCATTACCAGACGCGCGCGCAATGCCGGCGCTGGCTGGCCGAGCACGCGCCGCATCTCACCCTGATCGAGGTGTCCAGCAATGCCGAGGCGGCCCGGCGCGCCCGGGATGAGGAGGGGGCCGGCGCCATTTCCACCACCGTGGCTGCCGAGATCTATGGGCTCGAGATCCTTGCTGCGGGCATCGAGGACGATTCGGAAAACACCACCCGGTTTCTGGTCATTGGCCAGCAGGATGTCGCACCCATGGGACGGGACAAGACCTCGCTGGTGCTGTCCGCGCCCAATCGCCCCGGCAGCCTGCAGGAACTCATCCAGCCCATAGCGGCTGCCGGCATCAGCATGACCCGCATCGAGTCCCGCCCGGCCCGGCATGGATTGTGGCAATACGTCTTTTTTCTGGATCTGGAAGGCCACGCAGAAACACCCGAACTGCAGCCCGTGCTTGCGGAACTGGAAAAAAAGGCTACCTATTTCAAATTGTTGGGATCATATCCTCAGGCAGTGTTCTAAATGGCGACATCTTCAGACAATATCTTTCTTTCTCTGACCGCGCCTGGCGTGGCCGGGCTTACGCCTTATCAGCCGGGCAAGCCCATCGAAACCCTGGAGCGCGAGTACGGGGTCAGCAATGCCATCAAGCTGGCTTCGAACGAGAATCCCCTGGGTCCAAGCCCCCGGGCGCTCGAAGCCCTGGCGCGAGTTCGCGCTGATCTGGCCCGCTATCCCGATGGCGCCGCCTTTTCCTTGAAAACGGCATTGGCTCGCCATCTGGATCTGACGCCGGAGCAGTTCATCATCGGCAATGGCTCCAACGAGATCCTGGAGCTGGTCACCCGTGCCTTCGTGACGCCGGAAAACGAGGTCATCTTTTCCGAACATGCCTTTGCGGTCTATGCCATCATGACTCAGGCAGTGGGCTCCCGGGCGCGGGTGGCCAGGGCACTCGAATATGGCCATGACCTGGATGCCATGGCGGCGCTGGTCAATGACAGGACCCGGCTGGTTTTCGTCGCCAACCCGAACAATCCCACGGGTACGCTACTCGATGCCGCCAGTCTGGAAAATTTCCTGGAAGGCGTGCCCGCCCATGTGCTGGTGGTGCTGGACGAGGCCTATTTCGAGTATGTCACGGCTGCTGACCACCCGGACGGCACGCGCTGGCTGGCCCGTTTTCCGAACCTGCTGGTGGCGCGGACCTTCTCCAAGATCTACGGACTGGCGGGTCTGCGGGTGGGCTACGCCATGGGTAACCCACAGCTGATCAGCCTGCTCGAGCGCGTGCGTCAGCCTTTCAATGTCAATGCCGCGGCCCTGTCCGCCGCCGAAGCCGCGCTGGAGGATGACACCCATCTGCAGCGTAGCCGGGAGCTCAATACCCAGGGCATGGCGCAGATCCTCGATGGCATCCGGAAGCTGAACCTATCCGCGCTGCCTTCGGCCGGGAATTTTCTGGCCATCGATCTTGGCCAGACCGCGGCACCGATTTACGAGGGCCTGCTCCGCCAAGGTGTCATCGTCCGACCGGTTGCCAACTACGGCATGCCGGATTTTCTGCGTGTCACCATTGGTCTGCCGGACGAAAACGCACGCTTCCTTCGGGCCCTGGAGCAGGTCCTGAGCCATCACAACCCGCATGAACTTCAAGGTGTAAACGCATGATTATCGTACTGAAACCCCAGGCCAGTGAATCGGAAGTGCAACAGGTTCTCGACCGGATCGAATCCCTGGGTCTGACGCCCAACCTGACCCGTGGCGCGGAGCGTGTGGTCATCGGCGCCATCGGTGATGAACGCAAACTGGCCGAAGGGGCATTCGAGTCCATGACGGGTGTGGAGCAGGTGTTACCCATCCTCAAGCCCTACAAGCTGGTCAGCCGCGAGTTCAAGTCCACCGATACCGTCATCGACATCGCTGGCGTGCCGCTGGGCGGCAAGACGGTGCAGATCATTTCCGGGCCCTGCTCGGTGGAATCCCAGGAGCAGATGGACCTGTCGGCCAAGGCCGTGCATGAGGCCGGTTGCCGCCTGATGCGCGGTGGTGCCTTCAAGCCGCGCACCAGTCCCTATGCCTTCCAGGGGCTTGGCGACATCGGCCTGGATTACTTCAAGAACGCGGCCAGCAAGTACAATCTCCCGGTCGTCACCGAGCTGATGGATGTACGCAAGATCGACCTCTTTCTGGAAAAGGGCGTTGACGTCATCCAGATCGGCACCCGCAACATGCAGAACTTCGATCTTCTGAAAGAAGTGGGTCGGCTGGACGTGCCGGTGATCCTCAAGCGCGGCATGAGCGCCACCATCAAGGACTGGCTGATGGCCGCCGAATATATTGCTGCTCA from Thermithiobacillus plumbiphilus carries:
- the hisC gene encoding histidinol-phosphate transaminase, with translation MATSSDNIFLSLTAPGVAGLTPYQPGKPIETLEREYGVSNAIKLASNENPLGPSPRALEALARVRADLARYPDGAAFSLKTALARHLDLTPEQFIIGNGSNEILELVTRAFVTPENEVIFSEHAFAVYAIMTQAVGSRARVARALEYGHDLDAMAALVNDRTRLVFVANPNNPTGTLLDAASLENFLEGVPAHVLVVLDEAYFEYVTAADHPDGTRWLARFPNLLVARTFSKIYGLAGLRVGYAMGNPQLISLLERVRQPFNVNAAALSAAEAALEDDTHLQRSRELNTQGMAQILDGIRKLNLSALPSAGNFLAIDLGQTAAPIYEGLLRQGVIVRPVANYGMPDFLRVTIGLPDENARFLRALEQVLSHHNPHELQGVNA
- the serA gene encoding phosphoglycerate dehydrogenase — encoded protein: MPKVLISDKMSPRAEQIFREQGLEVDVRTGLSPDDLKAIIGDYDGLAIRSATKVTADILAAAGKLKVIGRAGIGVDNVDIPAASKQGVIVMNTPFGNTVTTAEHTIALMMSTARMIPQATASLRAGKWEKNRFEGVELYQKTLGVIGTGNIGSLVVQRAQGLGMHVIAYDPYISKARADDLGVELVDLDNLFARADFITIHTPLTDSTRNLINAANLSKMKQGAIVINAARGGIVNEADLHEALKSGKLRAAALDVFETEPPKDNPLLDLDNFICTPHLGASTEEAQINVAIQVAEQISAFLLRSVVQNAVNIPAVAETELPVLQPYINLGEKLGMVLGQLASSGLRRIEIEYAGEVSRLNTKPITTSIVKGVLQCMLPETINLVNAPFLARERGIEIDQSSREQAQELRSRIRVTLVMDQGSLEVAGTLVHGHQPRLVSINNMDLEMGLSGKVLYIANQDQPGLIGHLGTFLAEQGINIASFHLGRECPGGRAVSFVAVDASIDKDLLQKLQKLPNVLEARMLTL
- the serC gene encoding 3-phosphoserine/phosphohydroxythreonine transaminase; its protein translation is MTRIYNFSAGPAALPVEVLEQAQRDLVDWQGAGLSVMEMSHRGKEFMGIAAQAEADLRELMQIPDTYKVLFLQGGASLQFAMVPLNLLRGRQKADYVNTGQWSKKAISEAKKYCQVNVVASSEDRNFSYVPPQSDWRLDPEAAYVHVTTNETIGGVEFDFTPDTGEVPLVADASSHILSKPIDVSRYGLIYAGAQKNIGPAGLTLVIVREDLLGHALPITPTMLDYRIQADNESMYNTPPTFAVYVAGLVFQWLKRQGGLAGMEQINIRKAQKLYGLIDSNDFYASPVAKNNRSRMNVPFTLRDPALDEGFLKEAKARGLVQLKGHRSVGGMRASIYNAMPEEGVDALVAFMREFAAQHG
- the pheA gene encoding prephenate dehydratase, yielding MADNTRLATLADLRTEIDALDDQILSLLNRRAGLARQVGELKQQTGDAQFWRPEREAAVLQRLMSANQGPLTDEAVGRLFREVMSACLALEKPVTVAYLGPEGTFTQLAARKHFGQAANLQPVSSIGEVFRQVQASQADFGVVPVENSTEGSVNLTLDHLLEFPLRIAGEVQLRIVHNLVSRGTAIKDMQRLYVHYQTRAQCRRWLAEHAPHLTLIEVSSNAEAARRARDEEGAGAISTTVAAEIYGLEILAAGIEDDSENTTRFLVIGQQDVAPMGRDKTSLVLSAPNRPGSLQELIQPIAAAGISMTRIESRPARHGLWQYVFFLDLEGHAETPELQPVLAELEKKATYFKLLGSYPQAVF
- the gyrA gene encoding DNA gyrase subunit A translates to MTDFAKETIPVSLEEEMRQSYLDYAMSVIVGRALPDARDGLKPVHRRVLYAMHEMGNDWNKAYKKSARVVGDVIGKYHPHGDTAVYDTIVRMAQTFSLRYPLIDGQGNFGSVDGDNPAAMRYTEVRMARLAHELLADIDKETVNFGLNYDESEREPLVLPTRVPNLLVNGSAGIAVGMATNIPPHNLREIVSACLAVIGNPAISTEELLEIVPGPDFPTAAIINGRSGIREAYRTGRGRVVIRARTELETDRKSGRETIIVTELPYQVNKARLLEKIAELVKEKKVEGISDLRDESDKSGMRMVIELKRDAMHEVVLNNLYLYTQMQTVFGINMVALLDGQPRTMNLRELLDAFIQHRREVVTRRTIFELRKARERAHILEGLAVALTNIDPLIALIKAAPSPAEAKLAMVSRIWEAGIVAEMVARASADSGLLDQGLQPDGYHLSEAQAQAILELRLHRLTGLEQEKIFEEYKNILNQIDHLMEILARDERLMEVVRGELEAIMAQYGDERRTEIIDAAADIDIEDLIPDEEMIVTFTHAGYVKAQPAALYTAQRRGGRGKAATAMREEDFVERMFCASALQYVLFFSNFGKVYWQKVYQLPNASRTAKGKPIVNLLPLGHGEAITAVLPVKQFTEGEYICMVTEQGVVKKTPLMDYSRPRTNGIIALSLDDGDRLVSVCLTDGQREIILFSHEGKAIRFNEAEVRPMGRNARGVRGISLAKGDRVISGQPIEPGCDVLTATEEGYGKRTPESEYRSQSRGGQGVISIQTSARNGKVVGALVVSPRDEIMLITNGGTLVRTPAAGISQVGRNTQGVRLIKSGEGEKLIGMARVAETDQGDEEAPCDTEINPAE
- the aroF gene encoding 3-deoxy-7-phosphoheptulonate synthase codes for the protein MIIVLKPQASESEVQQVLDRIESLGLTPNLTRGAERVVIGAIGDERKLAEGAFESMTGVEQVLPILKPYKLVSREFKSTDTVIDIAGVPLGGKTVQIISGPCSVESQEQMDLSAKAVHEAGCRLMRGGAFKPRTSPYAFQGLGDIGLDYFKNAASKYNLPVVTELMDVRKIDLFLEKGVDVIQIGTRNMQNFDLLKEVGRLDVPVILKRGMSATIKDWLMAAEYIAAQGNQRIIFAERGIRTFETQYRNVLDVTAIPVLKKETHLPVIIDPSHAGGKAWLVPALSRAAVAVGADGLLIETHPCPSEAWCDADQALNPQQLKDLMQDLAGIAHILGRDL